Proteins co-encoded in one Rhopalosiphum maidis isolate BTI-1 chromosome 2, ASM367621v3, whole genome shotgun sequence genomic window:
- the LOC113551478 gene encoding vacuolar protein sorting-associated protein 35: MTQMEDQEKQLEFALASVQKQGVHMKMCLDKNKLMEALKHASAMLAELRTSLLSPKSYYELFMKVTNELCYLDLYLVEEFERGRKVDDLYQIIQYAGNIVPRLYLLITVGLVYIKTNTNLKRDLLKDLVEMCRGVQHPLRGLFLRHYLLQCSKNVLPDIPDNEETEHPEGTVRDSIDFILMNFAEMNKLWVRMQHQGHSREKERREKEREELKILVGTNLVRLSHLDSITLDKYRKVVLPGILEQIVSCRDAIAQEYLMECIIQVFPDEFHLYTLNVFLKSCCELQPSVNVKTIVILMINRLTIFTFHNSNASEVKLFEVLTEQIANIIQSRDLPLEDTVSLQAAMVGLALKCYPENLDYVDKSLQTISDTFAKRKIEKISHKNPVSRELMALMKLPIDNYNDLLLVMKLKHFPEIIEYFDYTGRKTIAIYLLQNAVQCRTMIPSVEQTEIVLTMVSPLVKDQPDQPVGEEDPEDFAEEQSLLGRFVHHMKADEPDLQFKILMAEREHFSLGGNKRICYTLPPLVFQAYQLALIYSGKREQDELWEKKCRKIFQFCHQTILELTKAELAELPLRLFLQGALTISQINFKNYETVAYEFYSQAFTLYEEEISESKCQLAAIILLIGTFEKINCFDEENAEPVRTQCALAASKLLKKPDQCRAVAISSHLFWSAQNNVGQPLQDGKRVMDCLKKCVRITKQCMEVSVQVQLFVELLNYYVYFYERGNNNVSVDILNQLIGQIKKEITGLTANEETEQITKHFENTIAYLQNRIDSADTEDSVFKALEGLTL; the protein is encoded by the exons ATGACACAAATGGAGGACCAAGAGAAACAATTAGAGTTTGCGTTAGCGTCCGTTCAAAAACAAGGGGTGCATATGAAAATGTGcttggataaaaataaattaatggaaGCACTTAAACATGCATCTGCTATGCTCGCTGAACTACGCACATCTCTATTATCACCAAAGAGCTATTATGAACTAT TTATGAAAGTAACCAACGAACTATGTTATTTAGACTTATATTTAGTAGAAGAGTTTGAACGAGGTCGTAAAGTTGatgatttatatcaaataatacagTATGCTGGAAATATTGTACCGAGGCT ttatttattgattacgGTGGGCTTAGTttacataaaaactaatacaaatttaaaacgagACCTCTTAAAAGATCTAGTTGAAATGTGTCGTGGTGTTCAACATCCTTTACGAGGCCTATTTTTACgccattatttattacaatgttccaaaaatgtattacctgATATACCAGATAATGAAGAGACTGAACACCCAGAAGGCACT GTACGTGattcaattgattttatattgatgaATTTTGCTGAGATGAATAAACTATGGGTAAGAATGCAACATCAAGGGCATTCTAGAGAAAAAGAACGCCGTGAAAAAGAACgtgaagaattaaaaattcttgttGGAACGAATTTGGTCAGATTGTCACATTTAGATAGTATTACATTGGATAAATATCGTAAA gtTGTTTTGCCTGGTATTTTGGAACAAATTGTTAGTTGCCGAGATGCCATTGCCCAAGAGTATCTTATGGAATGTATAATACAG GTGTTTCCCGATGAATTTCATCTTTATACACTGAATGTGTTTTTAAAGTCATGTTGTGAATTGCAACCATCTGTGAATGTAAAAACTATTgtcattttaatgataaatcgtCTAACAATATTTACTTTCCACAATTCAAATGCATCTGAAGTGAAATTATTTGAAGTACTCACTGAACAAATAGCCAATATTATtcag agtcGTGATTTACCGCTTGAAGATACTGTGTCGCTTCAAGCTGCTATGGTTGGCTTAGCTCTGAAATGCTATCCAGAAAATTTAGATTATGTGGATAAATCTCTCCAAACCATTTCTGATACATTTGCAAAGcgtaaaattgaaaa aaTCAGTCATAAAAATCCAGTATCTAGAGAGTTGATGGCTTTAATGAAACTGCCCATTGACAATTATAATGATCTTCTTTTAGTGATGAAGCTTAAACATTTCCCTGAAATTATTGAGTATTTCGATTATACTGGTCGTAAAACTattgctatttatttattacaaaatgctGTTCAGTGCAGAACAATGATTCCGTCAGTTGAAcag ACTGAAATTGTTCTTACAATGGTTTCTCCACTGGTTAAAGACCAACCTGATCAACCAGTAGGTGAAGAAGATCCTGAAGATTTTGCTGAAGAACAAAGTCTTCTTGGAAG atttgtTCATCACATGAAAGCAGATGAACCTGAtctgcaatttaaaattttaatggcaGAAAGAGAACATTTTAGTTTAGGAGGAAATAAAcgaatatgttatacattaccACCCCTTGTATTTCAAGCATATCAGTTGGCTTTGATATATAGTGGAAAAAGAGaacaa gatGAATTGTGGGAGAAAAAATGCCGAAAAATATTCCAGTTTTGCCATCAGACAATTTTAGAATTAACTAAAGCTGAACTTGCAGAGTTGCCACTTAGATTATTTTTGCAAGGAGCTTTAACTATTTCTcagataaatttcaaaaattatgaaactGTGGCCTATGAATTTTACTCACAG gCTTTTACACTGTACGAAGAAGAAATATCTGAGAGTAAATGTCAATTAGCTGCCATTATTTTACTGATTggtacatttgaaaaaattaattgcttTGATGAAGAAAATGCTGAACCTGTTCGTACTCAGTGTGCTCTAGCGGCatctaaattacttaaaaaacctGATCAATGCCGAGCTGTAGCTATTAGCTCACATCTATTTTGGTCAGCACAAAATAATGTCGGACAACCG ctTCAAGACGGTAAACGAGTTATGGattgcttaaaaaaatgtgttcgcATTACAAAACAGTGTATGGAAGTGTCTGTTCAAGTTCAATTGtttgttgaattattaaactacTATGTTTATTTCTACGAAAGaggcaataataat gtaTCTGTGGATATATTGAACCAGTTAATAGGCCAGATAAAAAAGGAAATAACTGGTTTAACTGCAAATGAAGAAACTGAACAGattacaaaacattttgaaaatacaattgCATATTTACAAAACAGAATTGATTCTGCGGATACAGAAGATTCAGTTTTTAAAGCTTTAGAAGGcttaacgttataa